The window TGTCGTGGCTCTTTTCTAATGTGACCTTTGCAATGTCGCCAAGACGAATTACGTCACCTTCACCTGTTTTAACAACTAGTGCCTCGAGTTCAGCAACGTTGGATACCTGAGTATCTGCGCTACCGTTGTAAAGTACGAATTCACCTGTCGCCTGGCCAGTTGCCGACTGATAGTTGTTGGCGTTTAGTACCGTCATCACGTCGGTTGCTGTCAGCTTAAGTGCGCCCATTTTCGCTGGATCTAGCCATACGCGGAGCGCGTATTTCATACCACCGTATAAGTCCACCTTCGACACACCGTTTACCGTAAATAGCTGAGGGTTAATTACACGCTCAAGGTAGTCAGTGATCTGGCTAGAAGACAACTCGTCACTGGTGAAACCGATGTACAGTACCGCGGTAGTCGAGCCAGTCGACATGGTTACTGTTGGGTCTTCCGCTTCTTTTGGAAGCTGTGAACGAACCGAGTTGGTTTTCGCCAAGATATCAGACAGCGCTGCATTTGGGTCAGTGTTCAGCTTCATGTTTACAGTGATGGTAGATGTACCAAGCACCGAGGATGAAGTCATATAGTCGATGTTATCGGCCTGAGCGACGGCTTGCTCCAAAGGCTGGGTAATAAAGCCTTGGATAAGGTCGGCACTCGCACCGTAATAACTGGTGGTTACGGTAACCACCGTGTTTGTCATTTCAGGGTATTCACGAACTTGCATCTTGAATACGGCTTGCAAACCAAGCAACGCAATCAAAAAGCTGATCGATACCGCTAAAACTGGACGTTTAATAAAAACATCAGTAAAGCGCATTATGCCTCCAATTAAAGCATTGGTGTTTCAGCAGGTGGTGTAAGTGCGGCATCTTCAACGATGGTCACTTTTGCATGGTTACTAAGGCGAACTTGCCCAGAGGTTACTACGAGGTCACCCGGTTTCACGCCATTTAGGATATGCGCGATGTCTTTTGTTCGTTCACCCACTTTCACAACGTGCTGTTTTACCCGTTTTTCACCGTCTTCTTCAGTAACAATGTAGACGTTATCGCCGTACAGCGTAAACGTGATAGCCGTTTGCGGCAGCGTTACTTGGTTCTCTAGCTTTGGTAGAATGATATTGGCACGAGCGAACATACCACTGCGAAGTTTGCCATCGCTGTTTGGAATGTCTGCCTGCACTTGGATCAGACCGCTTTGAACGTTAACTGCTGGTTCAATCGCCGAGATAGAGCCTTTGAATGGCTTGTCAGGGTAAGCATCAACAAAGATGTCTACCTCTTGGTCTAGCTTGATGCGAGAGATATCTGTTTGGGAAACAGTGAAACGTAGACGCATCACGCTGGTGTCTTCAAGGCGCACGATATCGGTACCAGCTTGTAGGTACTGTCCAAGATAAACATTACGAATACCAACTACACCAGTAAATGGTGCTTTTATTTCACGGCGGTCTATGGTTGCTTTAAGGCTTTCAATATCCGCTTTCAGCGAGAAGTAGTTTGCTTCAGCCTCGTCGTACGCTTCCTTGGATACAGAGCCTTTTTTGAAGAGACCCTGGTAGCGTTTATATTTGGCTTTTGCGGCAGGCAGTCTGGCTTGTGAGCTCTGAAGGT is drawn from Vibrio campbellii CAIM 519 = NBRC 15631 = ATCC 25920 and contains these coding sequences:
- a CDS encoding efflux RND transporter periplasmic adaptor subunit; amino-acid sequence: MKKWTFFMVLIAILLFGSVIGFNLFKQQKIAEYMANRPEPEFPVTVTEVQAVDWVPVIEAIGFIEPNQGVTVANETSGVIDKISFESGTQVDTGQSLIHLDSDVEKANLQSSQARLPAAKAKYKRYQGLFKKGSVSKEAYDEAEANYFSLKADIESLKATIDRREIKAPFTGVVGIRNVYLGQYLQAGTDIVRLEDTSVMRLRFTVSQTDISRIKLDQEVDIFVDAYPDKPFKGSISAIEPAVNVQSGLIQVQADIPNSDGKLRSGMFARANIILPKLENQVTLPQTAITFTLYGDNVYIVTEEDGEKRVKQHVVKVGERTKDIAHILNGVKPGDLVVTSGQVRLSNHAKVTIVEDAALTPPAETPML